The proteins below come from a single Candidatus Bathyarchaeota archaeon genomic window:
- the eif1A gene encoding translation initiation factor eIF-1A: MGKKKVLNEGAISEMVFPSQGEILGVVTKLLGFDRIMVKCQDGAERLCRIRGKMKRRVWIREGDIVIVSPWDFQTDTRGDVVWRYTHAQAENLRRKGLLTL, from the coding sequence TTGGGCAAGAAAAAAGTGTTAAATGAAGGCGCAATCAGCGAGATGGTTTTTCCCTCACAGGGCGAAATTCTCGGCGTAGTGACAAAGCTGCTTGGATTCGACCGCATCATGGTGAAATGCCAAGACGGCGCAGAACGCCTCTGCCGTATCCGCGGAAAAATGAAGCGGCGCGTCTGGATACGCGAAGGCGACATCGTAATTGTGTCTCCATGGGACTTCCAAACTGACACGCGAGGAGACGTTGTGTGGCGCTATACACATGCACAGGCAGAGAACCTGCGTAGAAAGGGGCTCTTAACCCTCTAA
- a CDS encoding glycosyltransferase family 4 protein: MAKPRLAVFNTQPPHLYFGGVERRIMETAKRLQSSAEITVYCGTKAGFRQPTVVDGARLTPIHSTDRAFPIDNWFFNRSLTKKAREIQADVYEAHAVSGYCFARKLVQLGIQKPFIHTVHGVLADEYEQAKLAGYPTLKAHVANRFMAYLAKLEKQTAHQATTIVTISRYSLKKLESCYGIDAGKVRIVPNGVDLKRFKPAADKAAARRQFGLGDDPCVLFVGSLIARKGLPYLVEAAKQVVKERADTKFLIVGEGPLRLQLDASIKDAGLTRSFRFLGNLNEETLAAVYGCADVFVLPSIQEGQGIVLLEAQACGVPVVAFGVGGVNEAVHGGETALLAEVGDCGELADFLLRLLCDGDLRDKMGAAGRKLVCEHFSWDLCAQGMLDVYRDCGL, translated from the coding sequence ATGGCCAAACCCCGCTTAGCTGTCTTTAACACTCAGCCCCCCCACCTCTACTTTGGAGGTGTCGAGCGGCGCATAATGGAAACAGCCAAGCGGCTTCAAAGTAGCGCTGAAATCACCGTTTACTGCGGCACCAAAGCAGGCTTTAGGCAACCCACAGTCGTTGACGGCGCAAGGCTGACTCCGATTCATTCAACCGACCGGGCATTCCCCATCGATAACTGGTTTTTCAACCGCAGCCTCACCAAAAAAGCCCGTGAAATCCAAGCTGACGTCTATGAAGCCCACGCCGTCAGCGGCTACTGTTTCGCCAGAAAACTTGTGCAGTTAGGCATCCAAAAGCCCTTCATCCACACTGTGCACGGAGTACTCGCCGACGAGTATGAGCAGGCAAAACTGGCCGGGTATCCCACGCTTAAAGCCCACGTGGCCAACCGCTTCATGGCTTATCTTGCCAAGCTGGAAAAGCAAACCGCCCACCAAGCCACCACAATAGTGACTATTAGCCGCTATTCACTAAAAAAACTAGAAAGCTGCTATGGTATCGACGCAGGCAAAGTTCGGATTGTCCCCAACGGAGTGGACCTGAAACGCTTCAAGCCGGCGGCGGATAAGGCAGCGGCGAGGCGGCAGTTCGGTTTAGGCGATGACCCCTGTGTGCTGTTTGTAGGCAGCTTGATTGCACGCAAAGGCTTACCGTATCTTGTTGAGGCAGCAAAACAAGTAGTCAAAGAGCGTGCAGACACAAAATTTTTAATCGTTGGAGAAGGGCCTCTTCGTCTACAGCTCGACGCATCCATAAAAGACGCAGGCTTAACCCGTAGCTTCCGTTTTCTGGGAAACCTAAACGAGGAAACGTTGGCTGCGGTGTACGGGTGCGCCGACGTCTTTGTTTTGCCTTCTATTCAGGAGGGACAGGGAATTGTTCTGCTGGAGGCGCAGGCATGTGGCGTGCCCGTGGTGGCCTTCGGAGTCGGCGGAGTTAACGAGGCAGTACATGGCGGGGAAACGGCTTTGTTGGCTGAAGTTGGCGATTGTGGCGAGTTGGCGGATTTTTTGCTTAGGCTGCTCTGCGATGGGGATTTGCGCGATAAGATGGGGGCTGCGGGGAGAAAGCTTGTTTGTGAGCATTTCAGCTGGGATTTATGTGCCCAAGGGATGCTGGATGTTTACCGTGATTGTGGATTGTAG